A stretch of Paludisphaera borealis DNA encodes these proteins:
- the mnmA gene encoding tRNA 2-thiouridine(34) synthase MnmA, with product MTKPQRVVLAMSGGVDSSVAAYLLKARGYDVVGLFMRTGAYAEGEERRAKTCCSVADAVDAQRVADRLDVPFFVLDFEREFGRIKDYFADEYLGGRTPNPCVMCNIWLKFGRLWEYGKQVGADFVATGHYARIAQAADGSNRVARGLDRAKDQSYVLFGLAPELLARVLFPIGELAKADVRAIAREQNLPVHDKPESQEICFVPDDDYLHFVQERRPDRDTSGTMVDEAGQVLGTHAGIEGFTIGQRRGLGIAVGAPRYVVQIEPTTRTVTVGKREALAKSGLEASRFNWQGPVPDGPTRCLAQIRAQHTAVPSTVIPLANGEARVVFDSPQTAVTPGQVVAVYQDDLVLGGGWIERATPI from the coding sequence TTGACCAAGCCCCAGCGTGTCGTTCTGGCGATGAGCGGAGGCGTCGACAGCTCCGTGGCCGCGTACCTGCTGAAGGCGCGCGGATACGACGTCGTCGGCCTGTTCATGCGCACGGGAGCCTACGCCGAGGGCGAGGAACGGCGAGCCAAGACCTGTTGCAGCGTCGCCGACGCCGTCGACGCCCAGCGCGTGGCCGACCGCCTGGACGTCCCGTTCTTCGTGCTGGATTTCGAGCGCGAGTTCGGGCGGATCAAGGACTATTTCGCCGACGAGTATCTCGGCGGTCGGACGCCCAACCCCTGCGTGATGTGCAACATCTGGCTGAAGTTCGGCCGGCTCTGGGAGTACGGAAAGCAGGTGGGGGCCGATTTCGTCGCGACCGGGCACTATGCGCGGATCGCCCAGGCGGCCGACGGATCGAATCGGGTCGCCCGGGGGCTCGATCGTGCCAAGGACCAGTCGTACGTCCTCTTCGGCCTCGCTCCCGAGCTGCTCGCCCGGGTGCTGTTCCCGATCGGCGAACTCGCCAAGGCCGACGTGCGGGCGATCGCCCGCGAACAGAATCTTCCGGTCCACGACAAGCCGGAGAGCCAGGAAATCTGCTTCGTTCCCGACGACGACTACCTCCACTTCGTCCAGGAGCGTCGCCCGGACCGCGACACCTCGGGGACGATGGTCGACGAGGCGGGCCAGGTGCTGGGAACGCACGCGGGGATCGAAGGCTTCACGATCGGTCAGCGGCGCGGGCTGGGGATCGCCGTCGGCGCGCCTCGCTACGTCGTCCAGATCGAGCCGACGACCCGGACCGTCACCGTCGGCAAGCGCGAAGCGCTGGCCAAGTCCGGGCTGGAAGCCTCTCGGTTCAACTGGCAGGGGCCCGTTCCGGACGGCCCGACCCGGTGCCTGGCGCAGATCCGCGCCCAGCACACCGCCGTCCCGTCCACGGTGATCCCGCTTGCGAACGGCGAGGCGCGCGTGGTCTTCGATTCGCCGCAAACCGCCGTGACGCCCGGCCAGGTTGTCGCCGTCTATCAGGACGACCTGGTCCTGGGAGGCGGCTGGATCGAGCGCGCGACGCCGATCTGA
- a CDS encoding phosphoglycerate dehydrogenase, which translates to MPSVLIGPLLIRNQPGPFRTILTEAGFDVIDPAGEDNAVSRDELVKHLPHVDAMVVGAERLTPDLFAIAPKLRVAARTGVGYDMVDLPAARAHGVVVTITPGTNQESVAEQAFALLLSLTRSVVRNHEAIRDGGWDRRMVVPLRGKTLGLIGLGRIGRAVATRAQAFGMRVVAHDVGPVTEFDAQHGIERLGLDALLAASHVVSLHVPVTEETRNLVDARFLSKMRPGSYLLNTARGGLVVEADLRDALVAEHLAGAGLDVFQIEPPEPGNVLLSAPNLVFSPHVGGTDSQSMSDMAEMAARCIVDLHQGRWPAACVVDGSLQNGWKW; encoded by the coding sequence ATGCCCTCCGTACTGATCGGTCCGTTGCTCATTCGCAACCAGCCCGGCCCCTTTCGCACGATCTTGACCGAGGCCGGCTTCGACGTGATCGACCCGGCCGGCGAAGACAACGCGGTGAGCCGCGACGAGCTGGTCAAGCATCTGCCGCACGTCGACGCCATGGTGGTCGGAGCGGAGCGGCTGACCCCCGACCTCTTCGCGATCGCCCCCAAGCTCCGCGTGGCCGCCCGCACCGGGGTCGGCTACGACATGGTCGACCTCCCCGCCGCTCGCGCCCACGGGGTCGTGGTGACCATCACCCCGGGGACGAATCAAGAGAGCGTCGCCGAGCAGGCGTTCGCCCTCCTGTTGAGCCTGACGCGCAGCGTCGTCCGCAACCACGAGGCGATCCGAGACGGCGGGTGGGATCGGCGCATGGTCGTTCCGCTTCGTGGCAAGACGCTCGGACTGATCGGCCTGGGACGGATCGGCCGCGCGGTCGCGACCCGCGCCCAAGCCTTCGGCATGCGCGTCGTCGCCCACGACGTCGGCCCCGTGACGGAGTTCGACGCCCAGCACGGCATCGAACGCCTCGGCCTCGACGCGCTGCTCGCCGCCTCGCACGTGGTCAGCCTGCACGTCCCCGTCACGGAGGAAACCCGCAACCTGGTCGACGCTCGGTTCCTGAGCAAGATGCGGCCGGGCTCTTACCTGCTCAACACCGCCCGCGGCGGCCTGGTCGTGGAGGCCGACCTCCGCGACGCCCTCGTGGCCGAACATCTCGCCGGCGCGGGGCTCGACGTCTTCCAGATCGAGCCGCCGGAGCCGGGCAACGTCCTGCTGAGCGCGCCCAATCTGGTGTTCAGCCCGCACGTGGGCGGGACCGACAGCCAGTCGATGAGCGACATGGCCGAGATGGCCGCCCGCTGCATCGTCGATCTCCATCAAGGCCGATGGCCCGCCGCCTGCGTGGTGGACGGCTCGCTTCAAAACGGCTGGAAGTGGTGA
- the trmD gene encoding tRNA (guanosine(37)-N1)-methyltransferase TrmD — translation MSVSASAPAPPLRIDVLTLFPDLFNGFLDQSIVSRAIDKKLVQIERWDIRRWAEGRHKQVDDRPFGGGPGMVLMSPPVVAAAEAVRAMAEPPGDLIVLSPQGPRFDQARARELAGKRRIVLVCGRYEGFDERIIEILQPEMLSVGDFILSGGEVAAMVVVDAVVRLIPGVLGDAESAVDESFGPDGGLEYPHYTRPREFRGLTVPEVLLSGDHSAIARWRREHRR, via the coding sequence ATGTCCGTCTCCGCTTCCGCTCCCGCGCCGCCGCTTCGGATCGATGTGCTCACGCTGTTCCCGGATCTCTTCAACGGGTTCCTCGACCAGAGCATCGTCAGCCGGGCCATCGACAAGAAACTCGTCCAGATCGAGCGGTGGGACATCCGCCGGTGGGCCGAGGGGCGGCACAAGCAGGTGGACGACCGACCGTTCGGGGGGGGGCCGGGAATGGTCCTGATGAGCCCTCCGGTCGTCGCCGCCGCGGAAGCCGTGCGGGCGATGGCCGAGCCGCCGGGCGACTTGATCGTCCTCTCCCCGCAAGGGCCGAGGTTCGACCAGGCCCGCGCCCGGGAGCTTGCCGGAAAGCGTCGAATCGTCCTTGTTTGTGGTCGCTACGAAGGCTTCGACGAGCGTATCATCGAGATCTTGCAACCGGAAATGCTCTCCGTGGGCGATTTCATCCTCTCAGGAGGCGAGGTCGCCGCGATGGTCGTGGTCGACGCGGTCGTCCGACTGATTCCGGGAGTGCTCGGAGACGCGGAAAGCGCGGTCGACGAATCGTTCGGGCCGGACGGCGGTCTTGAGTATCCGCACTACACCCGGCCTCGCGAGTTTCGAGGCCTGACCGTCCCGGAAGTTCTCCTCAGCGGCGATCATTCGGCGATCGCCCGATGGCGTCGCGAGCATCGCCGGTAA
- a CDS encoding HesB/IscA family protein: MGVTLTEKAAGEVKKIITDQSLPEGTVLRVGVQGGGCSGFSYSLNFDTDTSDKDRVVEVHGVKMAVEKKFDPYLDGTVLDFYDGLEKRGFVFNNPNVAKSCGCGSSFQV; the protein is encoded by the coding sequence ATGGGCGTGACCCTTACCGAGAAGGCTGCCGGCGAAGTCAAGAAGATCATCACCGATCAGAGCCTGCCCGAGGGCACCGTGCTTCGCGTCGGCGTTCAGGGCGGCGGTTGCAGCGGCTTCTCCTACAGCCTCAATTTCGACACCGACACCTCGGACAAAGACCGGGTGGTCGAGGTCCATGGCGTCAAGATGGCCGTCGAAAAGAAGTTCGACCCCTACCTCGACGGCACGGTCCTCGACTTCTACGACGGCCTCGAAAAGCGCGGGTTCGTCTTCAACAACCCGAACGTCGCCAAGAGTTGCGGCTGCGGGTCGTCGTTCCAGGTCTGA
- the rpsP gene encoding 30S ribosomal protein S16 produces the protein MDSRAPRDGRSIEELGHYDPMSRNNETQTVLNADRIRYWLSVGAQPSDKVAALLRRFKIEKPAPGEHWELPKPVATPAAAPAPAAAETVAPQAS, from the coding sequence ATGGACTCCCGCGCTCCTCGCGACGGACGGTCGATCGAGGAACTGGGCCACTACGATCCGATGTCGCGCAACAACGAGACCCAGACGGTCTTGAACGCCGACCGGATTCGTTACTGGCTGAGCGTCGGCGCGCAGCCGTCGGACAAGGTCGCGGCCCTGCTGCGTCGGTTCAAGATCGAGAAGCCGGCTCCGGGCGAGCACTGGGAACTGCCCAAGCCGGTTGCAACTCCGGCGGCGGCTCCGGCCCCCGCGGCCGCGGAAACCGTCGCGCCGCAGGCCTCCTGA
- a CDS encoding PfaD family polyunsaturated fatty acid/polyketide biosynthesis protein, which yields MQLDVTECSRWEDALGQVGRGLWTAVDGDGSVRFDPAPAPSDRSRSVFIPACPLEKLGEPSFRSTHGVRYACVAGAMANGIASVELVEAMSRAGMLGIFGAAGLALEVVDAAVQRVQSSLGNKAPYGFNLIHSPQDGALESAVVDLYLRRGVRLVEASAFLDLTLPVVRYRVAGVHRDEQGRVVAPNRIIAKASRVEVARKFLSPPPERYLRTLVEQGTITADQAAMAATIPMAEDLTAEADSGGHTDNQPLVVLLPTMIALRDRLAAEHRYDRPLRIGAAGGISTPWAAAGALAMGASYLVTGSVNQSCVEAGTSEAVRALLAQAQQADVAMAPAADMFEMGVKVQVLKRGTMFAMRGAKLYEYYRAYNSLEQIPEADRQSLEKTILRAPVAEVWDQTRAFFARRDPAQIVRAEADPKHKMALVFRWYLGQSSNWANVGEPTRTLDYQIWCGPAMAAFNDWVRGSFLERPENRRAATVSLNILYGAAVLLRARFAAFQGVAPPSGVPRLTPLQREEIENRNVGP from the coding sequence GTGCAGCTTGACGTGACAGAATGCAGCCGGTGGGAAGATGCGCTCGGCCAGGTCGGCCGTGGGCTGTGGACCGCCGTCGACGGCGATGGCTCGGTTCGATTCGACCCCGCGCCGGCTCCCTCCGACCGGTCTCGATCGGTCTTCATCCCCGCTTGCCCGCTGGAAAAACTCGGCGAGCCCTCGTTTCGATCCACGCACGGCGTCCGCTACGCATGCGTGGCCGGTGCCATGGCGAACGGGATCGCCTCCGTGGAACTCGTCGAGGCCATGAGCCGGGCGGGAATGCTTGGAATTTTCGGAGCGGCGGGCCTGGCGCTCGAAGTCGTCGACGCCGCCGTGCAGCGAGTTCAGAGTAGTTTAGGAAACAAAGCACCTTACGGCTTCAACCTGATTCATAGTCCGCAGGACGGGGCATTGGAATCGGCGGTCGTCGACCTGTACCTGCGCCGCGGGGTGCGGCTGGTGGAGGCTTCGGCGTTCCTCGACCTGACGTTGCCGGTCGTCCGGTATCGCGTGGCCGGCGTTCATCGCGATGAACAGGGGCGGGTGGTCGCCCCCAACCGGATCATCGCCAAGGCGTCGCGCGTCGAGGTCGCCCGCAAATTCCTGTCGCCGCCGCCGGAACGCTACCTGAGAACGCTGGTCGAGCAAGGGACGATCACCGCCGATCAAGCGGCGATGGCCGCGACGATCCCGATGGCGGAGGACCTGACCGCCGAGGCCGACTCCGGGGGCCATACCGACAACCAGCCGCTGGTCGTGCTGCTGCCGACCATGATCGCCCTTCGCGACCGGCTCGCCGCCGAGCATCGGTACGACCGTCCGTTGCGGATCGGCGCGGCGGGAGGGATCTCGACCCCTTGGGCCGCCGCTGGGGCCCTCGCGATGGGGGCGTCGTATCTGGTGACCGGCTCGGTGAACCAGTCATGCGTCGAGGCCGGAACCTCCGAAGCCGTCCGCGCGTTGCTCGCCCAGGCCCAGCAGGCCGACGTCGCCATGGCGCCCGCGGCCGACATGTTCGAGATGGGAGTGAAGGTTCAGGTCCTCAAGCGAGGAACCATGTTCGCGATGCGGGGGGCGAAGCTCTACGAGTACTATCGGGCTTATAACAGCCTCGAACAGATCCCCGAGGCGGACCGCCAGAGCCTTGAGAAGACGATCCTGCGAGCGCCGGTGGCGGAGGTCTGGGACCAGACCCGCGCGTTCTTCGCGCGCCGCGACCCGGCCCAGATCGTTCGGGCCGAGGCCGACCCCAAGCACAAGATGGCCCTGGTGTTCCGCTGGTATCTGGGCCAATCGTCGAACTGGGCCAACGTCGGCGAGCCGACCCGGACCCTCGACTATCAGATCTGGTGCGGCCCCGCGATGGCGGCCTTCAACGATTGGGTTCGCGGTTCGTTCCTGGAACGTCCCGAGAACCGACGAGCGGCGACGGTGTCGCTCAACATTCTTTACGGGGCGGCCGTGTTGCTTCGTGCTCGTTTCGCCGCCTTCCAGGGCGTCGCGCCGCCGTCCGGCGTCCCCCGATTGACGCCCTTGCAGCGTGAAGAGATTGAGAACCGGAACGTGGGACCTTAA
- the ffh gene encoding signal recognition particle protein — protein sequence MFDDLQKRLSSAFRQFRVSGVLTEANMKEGLREVRTALLEADVNYNVVQDFMTRVTDKAVGTQVVKSVRPEQQIVKIVHDELVDLMGPSDPTIRFEKTGTTVLMLCGLQGSGKTTTSGKLAKLLTSQNRKPMLVAADLQRPAAVEQLKVIGAQLGVPVYTQENSNPVKVCQDALIEANRRGCDTLILDTAGRLHVDDELMAELVQIEKKVKPHQVFFVCDAMTGQDAVASAEAFNAALELDGVIMTKLDGDARGGAALSVRRVTGVPVKFVGKGEKLDKLDPFDPERLVGQMLGMGDVVGLVEAAQSAVDEEEALRQQERMAKGKFDLNDFRQQIVQIKKMGSVQDVMGMFPGMSQMSENLSGLDADGEIKRIQGIIDSMTQRERSRPDLIDISRRRRIAAGAGVDPSDVSGLVKQFDAMAAFVKQMAQMTMLDKLKALTGLGRAAANNPGARLFSPKVGTGKRLTPKEKEKLRKQREKEERKKRRDERDRPTPS from the coding sequence ATGTTCGACGATCTACAAAAGCGTCTCTCATCAGCCTTTCGGCAGTTTCGCGTCAGCGGCGTCTTGACCGAAGCGAATATGAAGGAAGGCCTGCGCGAAGTCCGCACGGCCTTGCTCGAGGCCGACGTGAACTACAACGTCGTCCAAGACTTCATGACGCGCGTCACCGACAAGGCGGTCGGCACCCAGGTCGTCAAGAGCGTCCGCCCCGAGCAGCAGATCGTCAAGATCGTCCATGACGAGCTGGTCGACCTGATGGGGCCGTCCGACCCGACGATCCGGTTCGAGAAGACCGGCACGACGGTCCTGATGCTCTGCGGCCTGCAAGGCTCGGGCAAGACGACGACCAGCGGCAAGCTCGCGAAGCTGCTGACGTCGCAGAACCGCAAGCCCATGCTGGTCGCCGCCGACTTGCAGCGCCCCGCCGCCGTCGAGCAGTTGAAGGTCATCGGAGCCCAGCTCGGCGTCCCCGTCTACACGCAGGAGAACTCGAACCCCGTCAAGGTCTGTCAGGACGCCCTGATCGAGGCCAATCGGCGCGGGTGCGACACCCTGATCCTGGACACCGCCGGCCGGTTACACGTCGACGACGAGTTGATGGCCGAACTGGTCCAGATCGAGAAGAAGGTCAAGCCGCACCAGGTGTTCTTCGTCTGCGACGCCATGACGGGGCAGGACGCCGTCGCCTCGGCCGAGGCGTTCAACGCCGCGCTCGAACTCGACGGCGTGATCATGACCAAGCTCGACGGCGACGCGCGAGGCGGAGCCGCGCTTTCGGTCCGTCGCGTCACCGGCGTCCCCGTCAAGTTCGTGGGCAAGGGGGAGAAGCTCGACAAGCTCGACCCGTTCGACCCCGAGCGGCTGGTCGGCCAGATGCTGGGCATGGGCGACGTCGTCGGCCTGGTCGAGGCGGCGCAGTCCGCGGTCGACGAGGAAGAGGCGCTTCGCCAGCAAGAGCGGATGGCCAAGGGGAAGTTCGACCTCAACGACTTCCGCCAGCAGATCGTCCAGATCAAGAAGATGGGCTCGGTCCAGGACGTCATGGGCATGTTCCCGGGCATGAGCCAGATGTCCGAGAACCTCAGCGGCCTGGACGCCGACGGCGAGATCAAGCGCATCCAGGGCATCATCGACAGCATGACCCAGCGCGAGCGGAGCCGTCCCGACCTGATCGACATCTCCCGTCGCCGCCGGATCGCGGCGGGCGCCGGCGTCGACCCCTCGGACGTCTCGGGCCTCGTCAAGCAGTTCGACGCCATGGCCGCCTTCGTTAAGCAGATGGCCCAGATGACGATGCTCGACAAGCTCAAGGCGTTGACCGGACTGGGTCGGGCCGCCGCCAACAACCCCGGGGCTCGCCTGTTCTCTCCCAAAGTGGGCACCGGCAAGCGGCTGACGCCCAAAGAGAAGGAAAAGCTCCGCAAGCAGCGAGAAAAAGAAGAACGGAAAAAACGACGCGACGAGCGCGACCGGCCTACGCCCTCGTGA
- a CDS encoding cysteine desulfurase family protein, with protein MSRSPVYLDNHSTTRTDPRVVAAMLPYFSEIYGNAASVSHRFGWEAAEAVERARTRVAEWIGADSKEIVFTSGATEANNLAIKGALPALKRRGDHLITAASEHKSVVDVMKRLGREGWNVTFVPCDETGRVSAEAIEAALTPATVLVSIMAANNEVGTLNPIREIGRLCHDRKIVFHTDATQAVGKVDVDVQVDGVDLLSLSGHKIYGPKGVGALYVRRRDPQVRLQPLFDGGGHERGLRSGTLPVPLIVGLDKAVELMICDKAEDSTRIRGLRDRLEAGIRGRVPEVQLNGHPTLRLDGNLNLSFAFVDGEALMMAMRDVAVSSGAACTSVEPEPSHVLRAMGRDDEAARASLRFGVGRFNTEDEIDYAIDLVAESVGRLRTHSAAWSATTGV; from the coding sequence GTGTCCCGATCGCCCGTTTATCTCGACAACCATTCGACGACGCGGACCGACCCACGGGTCGTCGCGGCGATGCTGCCGTATTTTTCCGAGATTTACGGCAACGCGGCCAGCGTCTCGCACCGCTTCGGGTGGGAGGCGGCCGAGGCCGTGGAGCGCGCACGGACGCGTGTCGCCGAGTGGATCGGGGCCGATTCGAAAGAAATCGTGTTCACCTCGGGCGCCACGGAAGCCAACAACCTGGCGATCAAGGGCGCGCTGCCGGCCCTCAAGCGGCGCGGCGATCATCTGATCACGGCCGCTTCGGAGCATAAGTCCGTCGTCGACGTCATGAAGCGTCTGGGTCGGGAAGGCTGGAACGTGACTTTCGTTCCTTGCGACGAGACCGGCAGGGTCTCGGCCGAGGCGATCGAAGCCGCCCTCACGCCGGCGACCGTGCTGGTCTCGATCATGGCGGCGAACAACGAGGTGGGGACGCTCAATCCGATCCGGGAAATCGGGCGGCTCTGCCACGATCGCAAGATCGTTTTCCATACGGACGCCACCCAGGCCGTGGGCAAGGTGGACGTCGACGTCCAGGTCGACGGCGTCGACTTGCTCAGCCTTTCGGGCCATAAGATCTACGGTCCCAAGGGCGTCGGCGCTCTCTACGTGCGGCGGCGCGACCCTCAGGTGCGGTTGCAGCCGCTGTTCGACGGCGGCGGCCACGAGCGCGGTTTGCGGAGCGGCACCTTGCCGGTTCCCTTGATCGTGGGGCTGGACAAGGCGGTCGAGTTGATGATTTGCGACAAGGCGGAAGATTCGACGAGGATTCGCGGGCTCCGCGATCGGCTGGAAGCCGGGATTCGCGGCCGGGTGCCGGAGGTTCAGTTGAACGGCCACCCGACGTTGCGACTCGACGGCAATCTCAACCTCAGCTTCGCCTTCGTCGACGGCGAGGCTCTGATGATGGCCATGCGCGACGTCGCGGTCAGCTCGGGGGCGGCGTGCACGTCGGTCGAACCCGAGCCGAGCCATGTACTTCGGGCGATGGGGCGCGATGATGAAGCCGCCCGGGCCAGCCTTCGGTTCGGGGTCGGGCGGTTCAATACCGAGGACGAGATCGATTATGCGATCGACCTCGTCGCCGAGTCCGTCGGCCGGTTGCGAACCCACAGCGCGGCGTGGTCGGCGACGACGGGCGTGTGA
- a CDS encoding class I SAM-dependent methyltransferase — translation MAYDKRQAAEEFARWSESYDRCVLQWLLFGPSHRALIKRIEAVAGRKPISVLDIGCGTGLFASRLQAALPESRVVGLDLVAGMLAMGERRWRYHEETVFPVQGDSERLPFAAGSFDFITCANSFHHYPNQEQAVAEMHRVLKPGGRLLLIDGYRDAPWGWFIYDVCVTYREGNVHHASSRRFREILDRAGFQAVAQKVHRGFAPFLLNEAVAAEPIPAFSGPHFRVRSPSSVAQRSES, via the coding sequence ATGGCATACGACAAGCGACAGGCGGCGGAGGAATTTGCGCGCTGGAGCGAGAGCTACGACCGCTGCGTCCTCCAGTGGCTTTTGTTCGGGCCGTCGCACCGCGCGTTGATCAAGCGGATCGAGGCCGTCGCCGGCCGTAAACCGATCTCGGTGCTTGACATCGGCTGCGGAACTGGCCTGTTCGCGTCGCGGCTTCAGGCCGCGCTGCCTGAGTCGCGGGTCGTCGGCCTCGACCTGGTCGCCGGGATGCTGGCCATGGGGGAGCGTCGCTGGCGATACCACGAGGAGACGGTCTTCCCGGTGCAGGGCGACAGCGAACGCCTGCCGTTCGCCGCCGGCTCGTTCGACTTCATCACCTGCGCCAACAGCTTCCACCATTATCCCAACCAAGAGCAGGCCGTCGCCGAGATGCATCGCGTCCTGAAGCCGGGCGGCCGGCTCCTCCTGATCGACGGATATCGCGACGCCCCCTGGGGTTGGTTCATTTACGACGTCTGCGTGACGTATCGCGAGGGGAACGTCCACCACGCGTCGTCGCGGCGGTTTCGCGAGATTCTGGATCGCGCGGGGTTCCAGGCCGTCGCGCAGAAGGTCCATCGCGGTTTCGCCCCGTTCTTGCTGAATGAGGCCGTCGCCGCCGAGCCGATCCCCGCGTTCTCGGGTCCGCATTTCCGGGTTCGGTCGCCGTCGTCGGTCGCCCAGCGATCGGAAAGCTGA
- a CDS encoding endo-1,4-beta-xylanase, which translates to MGVLKFRLPSNDSDRRSAGFRKAYIAGLDRTPGRLGVDIRNGLMTCSRDNSESGRLFVPWPIAGYGTPVVGTATLSERPSPYVLSLELARGKLNDVRNQMADWTQMGLRTTSELADVLSVARRAFVRAAMHGDEPEVCFEASQASLEASSKAGDLLTESYLGQVLQNRLASAGKLTTQLGCVLGGDPEKIAGSAQWPSAMNAAQVSVSWRDLAPTEGKFRWDLIDAQLAWCRRHRLNVEVGPLIEFRNAALPDWIWLWDGDPDAISGFATDLVRQAVTRYKGKVSFWQVVHRPAGHEILGLGEEDQIRIAARAIQVARQADSSAQLCLGVDRPWAEWMSGSRFQLGPLHLCDYLIRSDVGVSCIALEIAPGYSDPGSQMRDLFEFSRLLDLYALLNVPLHLQLVAPSSVESDAAADPNVQVEPWQWPQPPSEALQADWAARWVSLAIAKPFVRSVKWLQASDASPHVYPNGGLHRGDSTAKPVFSRLQSLRKEWIA; encoded by the coding sequence ATGGGGGTACTTAAGTTTCGACTGCCTTCAAACGATTCGGATCGGCGGTCGGCGGGCTTTCGGAAGGCGTACATCGCGGGGCTCGATCGAACGCCGGGCCGACTCGGCGTCGATATCCGCAACGGTCTGATGACATGCTCGCGTGACAACAGCGAGAGCGGCCGTCTGTTCGTTCCCTGGCCCATCGCCGGCTACGGCACGCCCGTCGTCGGCACGGCGACGCTCAGCGAGCGGCCGTCGCCTTATGTGCTGTCGCTTGAACTGGCCCGGGGCAAGCTCAACGACGTCCGCAACCAGATGGCCGACTGGACCCAGATGGGCCTGCGAACGACCTCGGAGCTGGCCGACGTGCTGTCCGTCGCCCGCCGCGCCTTCGTCCGCGCCGCGATGCACGGCGACGAGCCCGAAGTCTGTTTCGAAGCGTCTCAGGCGAGCCTTGAGGCTTCGAGCAAGGCCGGCGATCTCTTGACCGAGTCGTACCTGGGGCAAGTCCTCCAGAATCGGTTGGCCTCGGCCGGCAAGCTCACGACCCAACTGGGATGCGTCCTCGGCGGCGACCCCGAGAAGATCGCCGGTTCCGCCCAGTGGCCGTCGGCGATGAACGCGGCGCAGGTCAGCGTCTCGTGGCGGGATCTCGCCCCCACGGAAGGGAAATTCCGCTGGGACCTGATCGACGCCCAGCTCGCGTGGTGTCGCCGCCATCGTCTGAACGTCGAGGTCGGGCCGCTGATCGAGTTCCGAAACGCGGCGCTGCCCGACTGGATCTGGCTCTGGGACGGCGATCCCGACGCGATCAGCGGTTTCGCCACCGATCTGGTGCGGCAGGCTGTGACGAGGTACAAGGGCAAGGTCTCGTTCTGGCAAGTGGTGCACCGCCCCGCCGGCCACGAGATCCTCGGGCTTGGCGAGGAGGATCAGATCCGGATCGCCGCGCGGGCGATCCAGGTCGCCCGACAGGCCGATTCCAGCGCCCAGCTCTGCCTGGGAGTCGACCGGCCCTGGGCGGAATGGATGAGCGGCAGCCGGTTCCAGCTCGGCCCGCTTCATCTGTGCGACTACCTCATCCGGTCCGACGTGGGCGTCTCATGCATCGCGCTGGAGATCGCGCCGGGGTATTCCGACCCCGGGAGCCAGATGCGGGATCTGTTCGAGTTCTCACGATTGCTCGATCTTTATGCGTTGCTGAACGTGCCGCTGCATCTGCAGCTCGTGGCGCCGTCTTCGGTCGAGTCCGACGCCGCCGCCGATCCGAACGTCCAGGTCGAACCCTGGCAGTGGCCGCAGCCGCCGAGCGAGGCGCTCCAGGCCGATTGGGCCGCCCGCTGGGTCTCGCTGGCGATCGCCAAGCCGTTCGTCCGGTCGGTCAAATGGCTTCAAGCGAGCGACGCGTCGCCGCACGTCTACCCCAACGGCGGCCTGCACCGCGGCGATTCGACCGCGAAGCCGGTCTTCTCGCGGCTCCAATCGCTCCGCAAGGAGTGGATCGCTTGA